The genomic window ttgagtaattttttaaaagaattcgaAGAATCTTGTATGAAAATATACTTGTTCCAAGTGATGCTTTAGATTTTTCTAAACTCTGGTTTTTTAAACCAATACATGTAAGATATTTCCTGAAATCTAAAATGCCTTTAAGCATTTTGTTCATTGACAAAGATTGTCAGTAAGACTGATCTACATACAAACACATGACTATGGAGGGAAAGTAGGTTTGGGGAGCCTCAGTGCACTCCGTGCATTTCCTGGTACCCACCACGGGATGTGGTTGTGTGCCCACCGCCGAGTTTCTCCTCCCTAGCTGGTGGTGACACTTTTCACACTGCTCTTGAATCGCATGTTCTTCTTGCTTCAGCATTTCTGCCATTCTGGTTTCTTTGAGGCTATTTTCATATTCTCTCTGCAGCTGGGTCTTCTCTTGTCTATCCTGGGGTGATAGGACAGAGTAGAGTCTGGTCAGTTCCCAGGGGCATGGACCCTCCCCAGGGATCCCCAGAGTCCTGCTTTGGGTTTCAGGTTACTATGAGAAAGCTCACAGCCCTCCCCAGACTGACTGCATGCACCTGTTCTTTTGCTTTCGCCGTTTTCCTGTAATGATAAATCCAGTGAGCCAGGTACTCTATGGGGTCACTGGGCTGAACCATCGCCACTTCTGCCAGAGCCTGGGCCAGGTGACTTCCAAAGCACCTCTTCAGGTAATTGGTTTCCATCCTGGTGGGCTTGGGAAACATCAAAACAGGGTCACAATCTaattggacttaaaaaaaaaatagacacattCTAACCAATGGAGATTTATTTGGGGACAAAAGTGAGATGTTTCTGGGAGCCCATCCTTCCCCTAAATTaccaataaatatatatgcacttgTCAATAGCTCTTACCTGCAAATGAACTTTTTTCTAAAGCTTTCCAGCTGTCCTAGGTCACAAATAGGTCCTGGGGTTCATCTGGCCAGGAGCTTGGTGAATGGGTATTTAAGAGTGGCTGAGGCCTCCACTTATTCACACATCTCGACTCTTGAGTAGGGAGGAAATGGCTGAGCAGGCAGGAGGGTGTAAGAGGGTCTCTGGGCACCTAGCAAGCCACATTATTGTGAGGTTAAAAGCTACAGTCATCTATGACATAGATAAGACAGGCTTATATATTTCACCACGGACCACTGAGAAGCcctgaggcagagagggagggaaaataCCTGGCGCTGTGGCTACTGCCCAGGGCTACCTGAGCAGAGGTGTCTGCAGCAGTAGGAACACAGACTCCAGGATCAGACAGACCAAGTTCCAGCCCTGGGTCTCctgtttattagctgtgtgatcttcagCAAGTTACCaagtctctctgagcttcagctttctGATCTAGGAACAGAAtaacaaaaatatgtatttcataatTGTGAGGATTAGAAGAGATACTAAACACATGTGAAGCACATAGCTTGGCGAGTAATAAATGTTTACTATTAGCTGTTATGGGGAAGATTGTGACATGAACTCGCCTGGCATCCAGCCTCTTCCTGACCATCTTCATATTTCTGAAGCTGACACATTGTAACTCCAAAAGAGCTAATAATAAAGTGAATA from Capricornis sumatraensis isolate serow.1 chromosome 10, serow.2, whole genome shotgun sequence includes these protein-coding regions:
- the DYDC2 gene encoding DPY30 domain-containing protein 2, with protein sequence METNYLKRCFGSHLAQALAEVAMVQPSDPIEYLAHWIYHYRKTAKAKEQDRQEKTQLQREYENSLKETRMAEMLKQEEHAIQEQCEKCHHQLGRRNSAVGTQPHPVPLKSVASSLEKTEFIQENPEPLEKEALRQESLSGTSNMIPGMPQQSPSSEPSVSSQVDLNTGTPQEINYQAVQHEIALEFHPGSESLP